The Apium graveolens cultivar Ventura chromosome 6, ASM990537v1, whole genome shotgun sequence genome contains a region encoding:
- the LOC141664037 gene encoding uncharacterized protein LOC141664037: protein MSKITKSCLANLSKAFAQAPSQYSRLNVSKLGFISASNYSQLQGGNEDKIDADDEFAALTQKSKENMEDLMETTKKTGHEMKEEAKDEAHAIKETGKNAAGSMTEKAKEAAGTAKDKAEVTAEKLKEKTGMEAADNERSEQTLGEKARQTVEEMWVVAKDTKDKIKETVVGKSSKDDQVVKDHVPERKVYEDVVDSARKVGNIDHEKHKH, encoded by the exons ATGTCAAAAATCACCAAAAGTTGTCTAGCCAACTTGTCAAAAGCTTTTGCTCAAGCCCCTTCGCAGTATTCGCGTTTAAATGTATCGAAACTTGGTTTCATTTCAGCTTCTAACTACTCGCAGCTTCAG GGTGGAAATGAAGACAAAATTGACGCGGATGACGAGTTTGCTGCACTCACACAAAAATCCAAAGAAAACATGGAGGATTTAATGGAGACAACAAAAAAAACAGGACATGAAATGAAGGAAGAAGCAAAAGACGAAGCACATGCCATAAAAGAGACTGGAAAGAATGCTGCAGGAAGCATGACCGAGAAGGCTAAGGAGGCTGCGGGAACCGCGAAAGATAAGGCTGAAGTGACTGCTGAGAAACTGAAGGAGAAGACTGGGATGGAAGCGGCTGATAATGAGAGATCCGAGCAGACTTTAGGAGAGAAGGCGAGGCAAACAGTGGAGGAAATGTGGGTGGTCGCCAAGGATACCAAAGACAAGATTAAGGAGACagtggttgggaagtctagcaAGGATGACCAAGTTGTGAAAGATCATGTCCCGGAGAGGAAAGTGTATGAAGATGTTGTTGACTCTGCTAGGAAGGTTGGCAATATTGATCATGAGAAGCACAAGCATTAA
- the LOC141663647 gene encoding uncharacterized protein LOC141663647, which translates to MAGAMSNMMTKMSFLNISKAFPQPSFHPKVSRVCFTSASKYSQGRSGDTSEDTSDSDKEFDELAQKTRENVKSGVEKTKNKAQEMKEKTKDQAYGMKESTKESASNMADKAKEGADRAADTAKSAKEKAKDQAYDMKEKTKDAAETVSDKAAKTARDATETTKDAADTVADMTKKTVGGMWEAAKDTTQKIKETVVGKDDKDGYVEDHLPKTMDEDVVERRRKAGENKH; encoded by the exons ATGGCAGGAGCAATGTCTAATATGATGACCAAAATGTCATTTCTCAACATCTCAAAGGCTTTTCCCCAGCCCTCTTTCCATCCTAAAGTCTCCAGAGTTTGCTTCACTTCCGCCTCCAAATACTCTCAg GGTAGAAGCGGAGATACTAGTGAGGATACCAGTGATTCGGACAAGGAGTTTGATGAGCTGGCACAGAAAACTCGAGAAAATGTGAAATCAGGCGTGGAGAAAACGAAAAACAAAGCTCAAGAAATGAAGGAGAAGACGAAAGACCAAGCTTATGGCATGAAAGAATCCACGAAAGAGAGTGCTAGCAACATGGCCGACAAGGCGAAAGAAGGAGCTGACCGAGCTGCGGACACAGCTAAGAGTGCGAAAGAGAAGGCCAAGGACCAGGCTTATGATATGAAGGAGAAGACAAAGGATGCTGCTGAGACGGTGTCGGATAAGGCAGCCAAGACAGCCCGAGATGCGACGGAGACGACAAAGGATGCGGCGGATACGGTGGCTGATATGACTAAGAAGACTGTGGGAGGGATGTGGGAGGCGGCTAAGGATACTACACAGAAGATTAAGGAGACTGTGGTTGGAAAGGATGATAAGGATGGTTATGTTGAAGATCATTTGCCTAAGACTATGGATGAAGATGTTGTGGAGCGTAGGAGGAAGGCTGGTGAAAATAAGCACTGA